CACACTGTTATATACTGTCTTCCTCACTCAAGTGTCATTTCTGTGAGGGCAAGGACTTGCTTGGTGCATCTACTCAGTGCCTAAAGCAGTGGCAGGCTCGCAAAAGGCTCAATTAAGCAAACAGATGGCCTGCATCTGATTACTACAGGTGACAGACTGGGAAGGACCATGACAGGTGGGAAAGTGTTGGGGAGCCTGGCAGAGACAAACAGCAATGCTGATGGTGAGAAAGTGGCAAAGAATTAAAGAGCTGCACTGAAAATGACAATGGAGACCGAAAGAAGCTACAGACTCTCACTCTTaacaaatcaggaaaagaaatgaagaaacctaAACAACATGATTCCTAGTTTTCAAGAGTTTTAAACTGCTGGCTTATTTGCAACAGAAGATGAACATGACTTCTCACCAATCAAAACTTAAAAACCAAGTAGCCTTCTTCCCAGTTCCTTCCTAAACCTGTCCATTTGTGACTTTCTCCAGAAGTGGAAGGTGGTGAAGAGAAGTTATTTCACATAACTAAGATTTTCAGATCTGagggctttttctttttggcattattaaaaaaaaataaaactgtcactttCCTCAATGTTTTCTAAAAAGGTATCACACACTTCTTTGCCTTCTCATATAAGACACAGGAATTAAGGCTCGTCTGCTTCACAGGGCTCTTCCTCTTTTCCCACTGTGTTGGATGCCCCATATTCCAGATCAAACTGGAACCCTGATCAGGTCCAGAATTCCATACTGCTCCTTGGATTGGGCTTGAGTACTAAGTTTTGGCAAAGTGTTGCCCAGGCCTTTTCATGAAGGGGCACAACTGTCTAATAAAGAATACAAACCTAAATTGGAGCTACAAAAGCACAAAGCCAGTAAGAACTCCTGAAACACATAGCATCAAAAACTACACAATTTTTACTATATTCTTAGGGGAACCTTGAAGTAGAGTGGAATCTTAAGGAAATAAGACAGAGGAGAAGCTACTGACTACTCTGGTTATATTTCAGAAGAGGCTAATTGAGACATCATTAGGTAATATCCACCTGAAAGATCCTGTATTaagtaatttcttaaaaaaaaaaaaaaaaaaaaaaacaacaccacttctttttatttatttggttgcacaggtcttagttgtgacttttaggatctagttccctgaccagggattgagcctgggccccATGCACTGGGAGCAGAGTCTGAGCCagtggattgccagggaagtcatgtaaTAAATAGTTTCAGTGGCCTCAATGAGTCACTGATTGGACAAGGGGAACAAGGAAGCCAATGAAACTGTCTCTTTAGCCAAACAgcttgtgaaaaaataaaatagtaactaTAGTTTCCCTTCTTTCCCTTAGAAAAACcattcttacattttctttaggctgttttttaattaaaattgatatattatcattatttcattttcaaagtgTTAACTCGGCCATAAGAATTAGCACCTACTAATAGACTTACTTTAGTCACAGACCATACATCAGAGATGGAAGAACAGACTGCCTATCACAGTAAGTTGGAGCTCACTATTTGAATGACTTGTGATAGCACTGCTTTTAACCAATTTCCATGTAAGGAAAATTAACCCCATCAAAATAAGGGGGAAAATTATGAGAACCATAAATACCTTCActaataaaaattctgaaaagtgCCACACATTCTCAAAAGTTATTTCCTCAAATTAGAACTTTAAACATCAATtccctttttaattctttttgttttttttggcgaATCTGTTGATATATGAACCAAAACCCTAATCTACCCTCTATCAGAATGAAgatttcctaatctgtaaaaggAAGGGCTAGAAGGAAATCTTGGggtatttttaaaactctcttttaTAAGAAAATGCTAATGATTTGCCAGACTTGTATTCATTTTCAACAGAATCTCAAGGGGACTGTACCTGAAAAGAAGGTCCATATACATGAAATGTGTGCAAGAGGCCAGGGAGACTCATATCTAGGGACTCCAAGTTGTTTTTCAAACCCTGACtgatttgcttttcaaaatgcaatAATGGAAATATACTTGAAACAAGCAATAACACAAGCCTTGGAAAGGGTAATTAACCTTCTGTGAATGCATAAACACTGAAGTTTGATGAGTAGTAATCCTCAGCACATATTAAAATTACACAAGATCTTGTAATAgcacacaaaaacacaaacagcACCCttagactggagaaggcaatggcaccccactccagtactcctggcctggaaaatcccatggacggaggagcctggtaggctgaagtccatggggtcgctgagggtcggactcgactgagcgacttcactttcacttttcactttcctgcattggagaaggaaatggcaaaccactccagtgttcttgcctggagaatcccagggacagcggagcctggtgggctgccgtctatggggtcacagagtcggacatgactgaagcgacttagcagcagcagcagcagcacccttagAGATAGTTTCAATTGCTTTGAGGTGGACTCAGCATAATTGGGGAACTTGAAAACCCTCTATACTACTGCTCtaatgtaggggcttccctggtggctcagatggtaaagcatctacctgcaatgcaggagacctgggggttcgatccctgggtcaggaagattccctggagaaggaaatggcaacccactccagtaatcttccctggaaaatcccatggatggaggagcctggcaggctacagtccgtggggttgcaaagagttggacatgaccgagtgacttcactatgGCTCTAATGAAGGAACAGTATGGGCCTCATTATAGAATAAAGCACAAAAATAATTCCAACAGCTATTTCAAGTCCAAGGACCTCAGTGGATTCTGTGTAAGATTCAGATCTAACCTACAGGTAACTGGGGTATTACCACAGTTCAATAACAGCCATAAGTTAAACTAAAAGGAAGTTAAACTAAAAGGGGGTTGGAATATCTAATCTTGCCTGTAATTTGCCTAACTTCAGTTTAACCCAAGAGCTGGATAGAAGGGATGCTAATGTTtaatccaaaagaaaaatgaaatctctAAGAGAGATCTTGTATTTGTACTTACCACCATTCCAATATTGTTCTGTTGCCCACTAGTTGCCATCTCCACACATTCATCTATCACAAGATTCATAAAGGGATCAAATCCCCGCAATATTCCTTGGACATGTCTGCCACCATTTAATTTCACTatgtaaaaggaaaaaggaatttaATAAAGCTGACCATTAACTATCAACTAAACtactcattaaaaataaagtaagagaAAACCCTGATATATCTttactatatgccaagcactgggctaagcattttacatttaCCTCCACATTTAAACTTATAGGAATCCTACAAAGTAGAATCATCCTGACTTTTTATGAAGCAACtgaattataatatttttaagtaaCTGATTCAAGATTACACAGTTACTGTAGGGAATTTAAACTGAAGGACGGAATTCAAACTGAAGGCTGCTTGTTTCTAAAGCCATGGTCTTAACCCCTACATACTTTGAGTTCTGTGCAGGTCAGATTTTTATTCCTTATCTGTTCtttgtttaaaggaaaaaaggttaagttttcaaatataaaatcatGTTAATTTTTATCAAAGTGAGAGAAGGCTTATATGAAATAAAAGTATGAAATACTGTGAAACTTACTAAAtatcagaaattaagaaaataaagctgtctaaaaaaaaaaaaagaaaagaaagctgtcTAGTTAGAATTCTGATAAACCTGCTTGCTTAAATGGATGTGAATTAGAGATCTGTATGCtttgaatttttataaagtttctcaaaacattattaatataataataaaatatactacCAAAGCAGATGTAAAAActaatttaatattcaaaaaacaccccgaaaatagaaaaccaaaaagACTTACATGATAACTTCTTGTCCATAAATCTGAAAAATCAAAAGGGGTAAAGATTATATAACTAATTTTAGATATTGTCAATGTAATCTGCTAAATTTATGTAACaggaataattaaatttaaaaaattaaaagctttacacTGCTGTAAAGGATGAGAATGATGGGCTACCTCAGCTAGTACTTATACTAACTGAGCAATGTAACTTGTGAAGGGGAAGATAATGAAGAACGGAATGAGTTTagaacatattcagttcagttcagtcgctcagtcgtgtccgcctctttgcgaccccatgaatagcagcacgccaggcctccctgtccatcatcaactcccagagttcactcagactcacgtccatcgagttagtgatgccatccagccatctcatcctctgtcgtccccttctcctcttgcccccaatccctcccagcatcagagtcttttccaatgagtcaattctttgcatgaggtggccaaagtactggagtttcagctttagcatcattccttccaaagaaatcccagggctgatctccttcagaatggactggttggatctccttgcagtccaagggactctcaagagtcttctccaacaccacagttcaaaagcatcactcctttggcgctcagccttcttcacaatccaaccctcatatccatacatgaccacaggaaaaaccacagccttgactagacggacctttgttggcaaagtaatgtctctgcttttgaatatgctatctagattggtcataactttccttccaaggagtaagcgtcttttactttcatggctgcaatcaccatctgcagtgattttggagccccaaaaataaagtctgacactgtttccactgtttccccatctatttcccacatgAACTACAATAACATTCTTGTTGTTCAATACTGAACTAATTTTCAACAACAGGATTTACAGgcttaagagaaaaacaaagatttggttatatttttggttatttccaaaaccaaacaaagttgTGAAGAAACCAGAAGGTAATCATACCATACCCAATCCAACAGGTATTTTAGTCTATATTTGAGACAATAAGTACTGTTGTTTATTTAGTGTTAAACATCAATTTAAGTGTTCAGGATATTCTTCAACACATAAGTTTACTTTggcaaaatacatattttgaagttaaataatttgaatTAAGCAATAAAATTCCATATCAGCAGCATAGAATAATATGAAGACATGTAGTCAAACCAGTTTTTACCTCTTCCAGTTACAGGCTAAAAAATATGAATCTTCATTCAATTTTAATGTATATCATGGGAGaattcaaagataaataagacaaaGGACCAGACAGAAGTTGTAAGAAGACAGACTTTTTTGcaattacatggactgtagcctgccagcctcctctgtccataggattttccaggcaagaatcctggagtgggttgccatgatctcctccagatctttccaactcaggtattgaacccaactctctttatgtctcctgcattggcaggcaggttctttaccactagcaccacctggcaagcccataaattacatacatataaattaataataattaccaCCATTTAATAGAAGggcaactgaagctcagaaagtttaaataaaatgttgTTAAGTCACACAGCAGTGAAAAAGTCTGATAAAATCAAATGGTCAGTTTGGCTGGAGAACACAGTATTCAACTATTAAGGTGTGTAGAGTCTGGTGCCTGGAGTTCAGATGGAGGGCCCTGAATGCTGGGTTAAGAAGTCTGCACTCTGTTATGCAGACAGCAATAAGTTACTGCAGCAGAACCAACTGCGGGCAAAACGACTGTGGCATATGTAAGTTAAATCATCATGCTATACGCCCTAAACctacacagtgctgtatgtcaattatatctcaaaactggaaggaaaaaaaacaaagagagactACTTTGTCACCCATTTTTAAGAGCACTAGGAAGAATCTGGTTGGGCCAGGTATCTGCACCTCAGCATACTGACACTTGGGGCCGGATAATTCTGTTGTTGAGTGATGTCCAGTGCACTGTAGAAAATTTGGCAGCAACCCTGGCCTCTACCTACTAGATTCCGGCAGAACCAGACTCTCATTCCTGCAGTTAAGAACCACTGAGTCATGCTAAACTAGGAGAAGGGTATATACACTTGTTAAAGATGGTATCTGTGAGAaatgtaaaggaagaaaaatactaaaagcCATTTTGGAGGTCGACCTGACAGGATTTCACAACTCATAAAATCTAGATAAGCAGAGAAAGGTGTTAAAACCAGTTTCATCCTCTGAAATTCTCAAATAATGTCTTAATCAAAAGGAAGTCTTACAAGTAGAGAATGGTCCtttgttaaaatataatttcaccAGTTCATGATGAATTCAGAAGACATTTTAAGATTGTACCAGCTCACTAATTGCAATATCTCTTTTTCTTAATGTCAGGCGTTGTCTTAATTAACAGACTAAAACATACACGGAGATTTTGCACAAAATATGTTTTCAATACAAGTGCATTTAAATGCAAAATCATTAAATTTGAACTTTCCCTTAAGCCTGACTTCTTTATGGGGCAAGCATAAATTAACTGTACACAAGGCAGACCAGGTGGCTGCCTCACAAACTGACCCCTGGATCAATTTTCCATCCTTGCTGCTAACCAAGTAATAAATGCAGAATTCTGGCATTACATAGTACAAAGACGACAGAGAAGTTACTCAGGAAACATGGAACTTGCTAAGTTAAGCCAAGAGTGTTTTAGGACGCTAAAACTTTAAATTGGGTGTTATCTACAGTAGGAATAACCTACTTGGAGTCGATTTTACTGGCTTCAACCGCATTCCCCCACACACAACCTAGCCTTCTCTAATTAGAAACATGAATATTCTCACACAGCTCTGTTAACAGAGTAGATATCACAAGACATTCACGTTTAACCTACGaacaagaaatcaagaaaaaggaATACAATTTCTAAGTTAAAGCTCAAAGAAACAGCTACAAATACTGTCTAAGATTAAGGTGGCTTTTGATTCCTCAGATACTATCAAACATCCATCTCCCTGCTTCCTTTATACAATCACTGTCCAGCCACCTTATCGAAAACATGCTGCTACTCAAGATGTTCAACGAAGTGTGGCATTCGAGACCTTCAAGAAACGAGGGAGAGGGTCCGGGAGACAGAGCTGGGAGCTCGGGCACGGGAAGTAAGTCAGCAGATGGTGGCGCCTTGTTGGCTTTGGTAACCGTATCCACCCGGTCGAAATATTACTTTCGCGCGGGTCTCAGGCCCCGAAGCACGCGACACTGGCCCGGATCTCGGCGTCCGCGGCCCAGAAGACGCACGCCAGGCACACTCCTGGGAGGATCTAAGGAACTCAAGGCACACAGGGAAGCGGCCATTTGGGCGCGGGCCCCACGCATACTTACTTCTTCAACTCGGGAGGGTGTGCTTTGCTCATGTCTACTCTGCGAGCTCCAAGAAGCCTCCAAACGGAATTCGAGTGGGCCTCACGCTTCAGCAGCAGGCCCGGGGCTTTGCGTCTGACGTCACTGATCCCGTTAACCAACTGATGGTCGGTCGCTTTCCCGCTTTACCTCGCGATACTTAGGGAAAGCCTGCGTTTGTCGATCAGTCCCAAGCTTCCGGTTGTGTAGCTAGTGATTGGCTAGGACGGATTCCCCTTCATTTCCGTCTTCTGTGGATTTTCCAGgggacgctgctgctgctgctaagtgacttcagccgTCTCCGACtctgttcaaccccatagacgtcagcccgccaggctccctcatccctgggattctccaggcaagaacactggagtgggttgccatttccttctccaatgcatgaaagtgaaaagtgaaagtgaagtcgctcagtcgtgtccgattcttagcgaccccatggactgcagcctaccagggtcctccatccatgggattttccaggcaagagtactggagtgggttgccattgccaggtggcgctagtggtaaagaatttgcctgcgccTGTACGTGACGAAAGAGacgccggttcaatccctgggtcgggaagatcccctggagaaaggcatggcaacccactccagtattcttgcctggagaagcccatggacagagtagcctggcgggctacagtccataggaccgtgaagagttcgacacgactgaagagacataGTACTGCATCTTTCTTCTGTAAAATTGGCGAGCGCCTCTAGCTTCTGAAGGACCCTAGTCAATCCCTTGTGTTTGTGGATTGCAACATTTCTCTTATTCATATGTACTAAATGAAAATAAGCTTTAAGAGGAGTGGGCCCCTAATATTTCTTTGGCCAGTGTGAGCCAATACCTCCATAATTGTGCTTCCCTGTGTTgagctttaccagctgagctgcaagggaagcccaacaaatgtccctctagtcaaagctatggtttttccagtagtaacgtatggatgtgagattggattataaggaaagctgagcgccaaagagttgatggttttgaactgtggtattggagaagactcttgagagtcccttggactgcaaggagctccaaccagtccatcctaaaggatatcagtcttgaatattcattggaaggactgatgctgaagctgaaactccaatactttggctacctgatgtgaagaactgactcatttgaaaagaccctgatgctgggtaagattgaaggcaggaggagaaggggaggacagaggatgagatggttgcatggcatcacttacttgatgaacatgagtttgagcaagctccgggaattggtgatggacagggaagcctggtgtgctgcagtccatggggttgcaaaaagtcagacacggctgagcaactgaactgaattgtgttgtgctttgcagataccgcattttgttttcttttttctttaaatgaaagtTTTGTGGCAACCCTGAGTCTGATGAATTTCTTGGTGCCATTTTTTTCCTAAGAGCATTTGCTCATTTGGTGTCTCTGTGTCATTTTGGTAATTATTATAGTATCACACCAAAAGACTCATGTGACATGCTTTATTGAGATATCCGCTTCACTGTGGTGGTCTCCAACCAAACTTTAGTGTCTCTGAGGTTTGCTTTTACTCTCACAGGATAATGTCATGCTAAGCCAGGGGTTCTGGAAACAGCTCAGTTAGTGACCTCTGCACTGTTAAGAGAACAGAATGACTGGGGCTCGGTTTTCCAAGAATTTGAATCTAGAGCTAGAAGTGTATTTCCTATGATCAGTCCTGCAATGCTTAATAATGCCTCCAAGACCCCATTTAAGGTACATTGCCCCTCTATATACAACATGAAGTACTGCACGCAAATGAGGTCTGATTTGAGGCACTGATTTTCGAGACAAGAGTTTAGGTGTAACAAGTGGTCTCCAACTTGTTCCTTGTTTAGTTACTAGAGATAGATACATCCGCATTTATGAATCAAATACAATTGGGGTTATAGAAGATTTAGGCCAAAATCGAAAAGCATTGGTGGTTTTAAGTAGGGGATGGTTCTACAAGATTCATTTCTAATGTTTAGAAATAACTCTAtttaaataccagtgataataaAGACTTAAACTCATCATATATTTTGTGTTCTTTGGTACTCAAAATCCTAGTCCTTGCATTTTCTCTAGAGGGGTCATAACTGTATGTCTATTCTACTTCTTGctgttagtgtttttttttttttaaactttacataattgtattagttttgccaaatatcaaaatgaatccgccacaggtatacatgtgttccccatcctgaaccctcctccctccccataccatccctctgggtcgtcccagtgcaccagccccaagcgtccagtatcgtgcatcgaacctggactggcaactcgtttcatacatgatattttacatgtttcaatgccattctcccaaatcttcccaccctctccctctcccacagagtccataagactgttctatacatcagtgtctcttttgctgtctcgtacacagggttattgttaccatctttctaaattccatatatatgcgttagaatactgtattggtgtttttctttctggcttacttcactctgtataataggctccagtttcatccacctcattagaactgattcaaatgtattctttttaatggctgagtaataccccattgtgtatatgtaccatagctttcttatccattcatctgctgatggacatctaggttgcttccatgtcctggctattataaacagtgctgcgatgaacattggggtacacgtgtctctttcccttctggtttcctcagtgtgtatgcccagcagtgggattgctggatcataaggcaggtctatttccagttttttaaggaatctgcacactgttctccatagtggctgtactagtttgcattcccaccaacagtgtaagagggttcccttttctccacaccctctccttgCTGTTAGTGTTTAAGTGAAATTGCTATTGTAGCATTTCTACACTTCCTGTCTATGCTTTGTTCCTGCATATTTAACAGTATAAAGCTGTGtatctttaataaataaaattaatattccatagtccctgggttgggaagatcccctggaggagggcatggcaacctgctccagtatgcttgcctggagcatccccatggacagaggagcctggccacagtccatgtggttgcaaagagtcggacatgattgaacaacgaagcacagcacacagcacaatcATTGCACAAAGTACCGGCAAATCGGCAGAAGAATGTGATAATCACCTGTATAATCCTAACACTCAGAACTGCTGTTAACACTGTTTGTGAGATGCCTTTAAATCTTAGCAATATACCCACTCAGCTTCTATGTCTATTAATATTCTTCCTCGATGTTATTTTTAGTGGGTATGTAGTTTCCTATTGTATGGATAGCACCATGGTTTATTTAACGAATCCCCCAATCTTGACATTTGGCTTGCTCCCAAGAAGTTTTACCATCATAAACAGGGCTGAGATGAGCATAACAAGGGTTGTTTTTGCAGACATGTTCGACAGGATGTGCTCAGACTCCCAGCAGGAATGTAGAGAGGAGTCTGGGCACAGTCACAACTGTTGGGATGAGCGGCTTCTTGCCTGTGCTTTCAGTGGGACTGCTTGGCTATTCCCATGTATGTGTTGTTTTGTAATTAACTTGATCCAGATGTACCCAGGGCTCCAGTTAGGACTTTTGCACTGCAGCATGAAGTGGGGCACTGGAGCCATGGTTGAGCCTTGCTATGGATAGTGGGTGCTCAGGGGGTGTGAGCCCAAGGTGTTGTGGGTGCCAGAACAGGGTGGCAGGCTGTGAGCCCTGGGAAGAGAGGCCACCAGAGATATGTGCTGGAGCTTCCCGAGAGCCTCTCTCGAGGCTGTTTcctttggaagaaaaagaaaaaccgcATAAGACACATTGCTTCAGTGGGATGAAGGGAGAATGAACCTTTGCCAAGGGCTTCAGCCAGGACAGTGACGGTATCTGAGAGTTCTTCACGGGCTCTACCTCCTGCTTTGCTTCTCTGCTTTCCCCCAGCTGACCTTcccctatttctttttctttttttgttgattaatcattatttattaatacttatcatttatttatatgttacAGAAAGTAATTGAGTATAACTTTATgttatacaaaaaaagaaatccaaaaagaaaCCTAACGACAAATAACAGccattgtatttttttccatAGTAAAAAAATTGTACAGAATTAAAGTGTATGGTATACTTTTACCTGCAGGAACAAACCAGGAGACCTTAAAACAGCACATTCCTCCGCACTCTCCTCTGAAGGAGGAGACTGTCTGGGAAAGAGCACAAGGGATCTTTCTGGGACAATGAGAACGTTGTTTGTTGAATGGGCTGTGGATCAGACATCTGTCAAACTCACAGGATGGGACAGTGCTCTCAAGAGCTCTGCCCTTCACTATACAtgaatgcatgcgtgcatgctgagttgcttcggctgtgtctctttgtgaccctatggactgcagcccgccaggctggttctttactactagcgccacctggggagcccatacATAAATGATgctcaataattaaaaaaaaaaattaaatgtgtccTGCAATTGCAAACCAGCAGGATCTTGCTGTTTCTGTGCAAGTTAACAGAAATGTGATAAGGTGGAGGAAAAATACGAAGAAAGGCACAGGAGGGCCTGTCCAGGGAATGATGTCCCATGAGGGATTGTGGGAAGGGGTCCCTGTGGGAGGCTCAGTTGAGTCAGCTCCCACCCTCTGCTCTCTCACCTGCACGAAGGTCCCAGGAGTCAAGGCCGTGTGCAAGTTGGTGCCATGGTGAGAGTCTAAGGTCCCCTGTGTTACAGCCCAGCCTGGTGCCTGATGCAGAACTGGGAACAACATGCAGGAAGCATTCCTGAACCTACAGCTTTTCCAGGGAGATCTTTAGATGGTTCTGGGCTGCTGCTATGCGCCACGATTTCTTGTGTAGGACGGGGAAGAGTCAAGAAGATAGGGGCTGGGGATGCTCCTGACTGTTATTTCTGAGCATCAGAGAAACCCCCACCTGGGACTGCCGGCTGTGCTTTTCCAGCATGGGCCCTGGGGAAAGTAGTAAGTGGAGAAATTCTGTACTTGGAGAAAGCAGGTATCTGAGGACTGGGCAGTTCTGACTGAAGGAGGCAAAGCCAGTAAGAAGGACTGATGATAGCTATGTGCAGTGTAGAGCTGGCTAAATGCCTCTGCCTCCAGCTGGTCAACTCTGCCCTTTATACTGTCACATGTAAAACCAACCTGattacgatattgtaaagcaaattttAGAGggattatgtgtatatattatatcacaaggaaagcccaagagtactggagtgggtagcctatcccttctccagcagatctttccaacccaggaatcaaactgggatctcctgctttgcaggtggattctttactaactgagctatcaggaaagccctatatatacacatatgtgtgtgtgtgtgtgtgtgtgtgtgtatgtatatatatatatatatatggtttcccaggtggctcagcagtaaaaaactCTTTTGCCAAcgtaggagccacaggagatgtggctttgatccctgggttgggaagatcccctggagaaggaaatggcaactcactccagtattctggcctggagaattgcatggacggaggagcctggtggactactgttcatggggtcgcaaagagtgggacgtgactgagccactgagcttactcatatgagtatatatatatactcacacacacacacacacatatatatatagtacttcACTTAATAACTCCCTGGATAGGTATTTGATAAATaatcttttgaaataaaaataaaattgtgtacAAATTAAAGGGAAGATCAGTGAGTGACTTATAGAAGAAACTTCCCAGTGCTTGATGGGATAATATTATATACTGAGAAGACTTAAGCTAGAACAATAGACTCACCTGAGTTGGCTATTGAAAATGCagcttcc
This DNA window, taken from Bubalus kerabau isolate K-KA32 ecotype Philippines breed swamp buffalo chromosome 11, PCC_UOA_SB_1v2, whole genome shotgun sequence, encodes the following:
- the SNRPG gene encoding small nuclear ribonucleoprotein G isoform X4 — its product is MSKAHPPELKKFMDKKLSLKLNGGRHVQGILRGFDPFMNLVIDECVEMATSGQQNNIGMVESEK
- the SNRPG gene encoding small nuclear ribonucleoprotein G isoform X5; translated protein: MKLNGGRHVQGILRGFDPFMNLVIDECVEMATSGQQNNIGMVVIRGNSIIMLEALERV
- the SNRPG gene encoding small nuclear ribonucleoprotein G isoform X3; the encoded protein is MSKAHPPELKKFMDKKLSLKLNGGRHVQGILRGFDPFMNLVIDECVEMATSGQQNNIGMVCSFQIHFFLGNTRK
- the SNRPG gene encoding small nuclear ribonucleoprotein G isoform X1 is translated as MSKAHPPELKKFMDKKLSLKLNGGRHVQGILRGFDPFMNLVIDECVEMATSGQQNNIGMVVIRGNSIIMLEALERV
- the SNRPG gene encoding small nuclear ribonucleoprotein G isoform X2, coding for MSKAHPPELKKFMDKKLSLKLNGGRHVQGILRGFDPFMNLVIDECVEMATSGQQNNIGMVIRGNSIIMLEALERV